In the genome of Synergistetes bacterium HGW-Synergistetes-1, one region contains:
- a CDS encoding RloB-like protein has product MTMAERNGKRKTREQLSKRRVPELGYYLVVTDTKETEKNYMNGLRESIPEGLRGKLVIKVSETKTEKLVSEAIETASLQPQYREPWIIFDRDRVKNFDQIIKDAEQNGIKAGWSNPCIEIWFSTYLGKMPGYDNSVACCNGFAQKYHRVTGKEYDKSDARIYSKLCQYGDEKEAIKYAGSKYKEQNEKCNSKPSEMCPCTTVYRLVKEIKDKIEKE; this is encoded by the coding sequence ATGACCATGGCTGAAAGAAATGGAAAACGAAAGACACGAGAGCAGTTATCAAAACGCCGAGTCCCCGAGTTAGGTTATTACCTTGTAGTAACAGACACTAAAGAAACAGAGAAAAACTATATGAATGGTTTAAGAGAATCTATCCCTGAAGGATTACGGGGAAAACTTGTTATTAAAGTAAGCGAGACGAAAACAGAAAAACTTGTCAGCGAAGCAATAGAAACTGCTTCACTGCAGCCTCAGTACAGAGAACCGTGGATCATTTTCGACAGAGACAGGGTCAAGAATTTTGATCAGATAATTAAAGATGCAGAACAAAATGGTATAAAAGCCGGTTGGTCAAACCCATGCATTGAAATATGGTTCAGTACGTATTTGGGGAAAATGCCGGGATATGATAATTCAGTGGCTTGCTGCAATGGTTTTGCACAAAAGTATCATCGGGTAACAGGCAAAGAATACGATAAATCCGATGCAAGGATATATTCAAAGCTCTGTCAATACGGAGATGAAAAAGAAGCAATTAAATATGCGGGCAGCAAGTACAAGGAACAAAATGAAAAATGCAACAGTAAACCATCAGAGATGTGTCCGTGTACAACAGTGTATAGGCTTGTCAAAGAGATCAAAGATAAAATCGAAAAAGAATGA
- a CDS encoding abortive phage infection protein, which translates to MLLQFNFKNFKSFKENTSLDMTATKISEYNNHVIKVGKEKVLPVAVIFGANASGKSNVLEAFRYMSRYVVTSFRFGGERSDKEGAPEFFKPSPFLLDQKTKDAGSSFEVYFISSEETGEKSYNYGFTVDQNGVNEEWLNWKSKSSRGEYKRIFYRKGKKLDLPGIPAKSKENLEIALEKETLIVSLGAKLKIDKLKFIRDWFLNNDFADFGKPSENFFLSEKLPGDFVENKDVQQNVVKYFSKFDPSIIAFEIETIEKDEENKSMKVKIDAVHRMIGTDETARIPLKLESAGTLKMFALYPLLQKVLKSGGVLLVDELNARLHPLLVRTFVIAFLDQEINPKHAQLIFTSHEPWQLGSKMLRRDEVWFTEKADTGISTLYSLADFIDEDGTKIRKDENYEKNYLLGKYGAIPTMQHFDMFKG; encoded by the coding sequence ATGCTTTTACAATTCAATTTTAAGAACTTCAAGTCCTTCAAAGAAAATACGTCATTAGATATGACCGCCACTAAAATTTCTGAATATAATAACCACGTAATAAAAGTTGGAAAGGAAAAAGTCCTGCCTGTTGCTGTCATTTTTGGTGCTAATGCGAGTGGCAAATCAAATGTATTGGAAGCATTCAGGTACATGTCGAGATATGTTGTTACCTCCTTCCGCTTCGGGGGAGAAAGATCCGACAAAGAGGGTGCGCCTGAATTCTTCAAGCCCTCACCATTTCTGCTTGATCAAAAAACCAAAGATGCTGGATCATCTTTTGAAGTATATTTTATTTCTTCAGAAGAAACCGGGGAAAAATCATATAATTACGGCTTTACCGTGGACCAAAACGGAGTAAATGAAGAATGGCTCAATTGGAAATCTAAGTCATCGCGCGGCGAATACAAAAGAATATTTTACAGAAAAGGGAAAAAACTGGATCTGCCCGGCATTCCTGCTAAAAGTAAGGAAAACCTCGAAATTGCTCTTGAAAAGGAAACGCTTATAGTTTCACTCGGAGCAAAATTAAAGATCGACAAACTTAAATTTATTCGTGACTGGTTTCTAAATAATGACTTTGCTGACTTTGGAAAACCTTCAGAAAACTTTTTTTTATCAGAAAAGCTTCCCGGAGATTTTGTTGAAAACAAGGATGTCCAGCAAAACGTTGTAAAGTATTTCTCAAAATTCGATCCTTCGATCATTGCATTTGAGATCGAAACGATTGAAAAAGATGAGGAAAATAAATCCATGAAGGTTAAAATTGATGCCGTTCACAGAATGATAGGTACTGACGAGACCGCCAGGATCCCATTGAAACTGGAATCAGCAGGCACGCTTAAAATGTTTGCGCTGTATCCTTTACTGCAAAAAGTGCTCAAAAGCGGTGGAGTTCTCTTGGTTGATGAACTGAATGCAAGACTTCATCCGTTGCTTGTTCGTACTTTTGTCATAGCTTTTCTCGATCAGGAAATCAACCCAAAACATGCCCAGCTGATTTTTACATCTCATGAACCATGGCAGCTGGGCAGCAAAATGCTGAGACGTGATGAGGTCTGGTTCACTGAAAAGGCGGATACGGGCATTTCTACACTTTACTCCTTAGCAGATTTTATCGATGAAGACGGCACAAAAATAAGGAAAGACGAAAACTACGAGAAGAACTACCTTCTGGGAAAATACGGGGCTATTCCCACCATGCAGCATTTCGATATGTTTAAGGGATAA
- a CDS encoding antitoxin HicB, which yields MNKKDLAIYPAIFEYAEDGITITFPDLPGCISCAGSQEEAIYMAKDVLGVFITACESLGDTIPVPSKGTDIKTEPGQSVFMIDVWLPIYREEKRSGSVKKNVTIPVWLNSLAEKQKLNFSQILQAGIKASLGIQDR from the coding sequence ATGAATAAAAAAGACCTTGCTATTTACCCTGCAATTTTTGAATATGCTGAAGACGGTATAACGATCACTTTTCCGGACCTTCCGGGATGTATCTCATGCGCAGGATCTCAGGAGGAAGCCATTTATATGGCGAAAGACGTTCTCGGTGTTTTCATCACGGCCTGCGAATCTCTCGGAGACACCATCCCTGTTCCGTCAAAAGGGACCGATATCAAAACGGAGCCCGGTCAGTCAGTTTTTATGATCGACGTCTGGCTTCCCATTTACAGGGAAGAAAAACGGTCAGGCAGCGTCAAGAAAAATGTAACAATACCGGTATGGCTGAATTCACTGGCTGAAAAACAAAAACTCAATTTTTCACAGATCCTTCAGGCAGGTATAAAAGCTTCGCTGGGCATCCAGGACAGATAA